A genomic stretch from Kribbella amoyensis includes:
- the mimD gene encoding propane 2-monooxygenase effector subunit MimD — protein sequence MTTTLKGVVESPFKADNTASNRCGFTLMNNQVGVVVADVMGGKDNVTVTPLPSMIRVDAVGKMEVVYDEVSEALGEDAGYFDQAEFEENMSTHYGRMIHLDDRTILVANPEDAAEYLGFDLTAV from the coding sequence GTGACCACCACGCTCAAGGGAGTCGTCGAGAGCCCGTTCAAGGCGGACAACACAGCGTCCAACCGGTGCGGCTTCACCCTGATGAACAACCAGGTCGGCGTCGTCGTCGCGGACGTGATGGGCGGTAAGGACAACGTCACCGTGACGCCGCTGCCCTCGATGATCAGGGTCGATGCCGTCGGCAAGATGGAGGTCGTCTACGACGAGGTCTCCGAGGCGCTCGGCGAGGACGCCGGCTACTTCGACCAGGCCGAGTTCGAGGAGAACATGTCCACGCACTACGGCCGGATGATCCATCTCGACGACCGGACGATCCTGGTCGCGAATCCCGAGGACGCGGCCGAGTACCTCGGCTTCGACCTCACCGCCGTCTGA
- a CDS encoding amidohydrolase family protein yields the protein MYEKNGEKYFVVDTHMHYWNAAEDNWVEGAEQYAKGWIECFYGYHGLGPDDTRWTLEKYKKYSEDDLMSDVFDKGHVDVAIFQPTDLAEWYKEGFNTTERDAILFEKYPDKFVLNTRWDPREGEDGLKTLRHNVERYGCKGVKLYTAEWRQGSRGWKLSDPEAYKYLEACQELGIKNIHAHKGPTIWPLDKDAFDMTDIDHAATDFPELNFIVEHSGIPRIDDFCYLATQEPNVYAGLSVVVGGLMHSRPRFFARCMGELLFWVGEDKMTFGSDYAIWEPKWQVEGFVDWDFPDDEQYADYPRLGVDGKKKILGLNAAKLYGLEVPEEYQLGYGKPAAQDDAKLVTQ from the coding sequence ATGTACGAGAAGAACGGCGAGAAGTACTTCGTGGTCGACACGCATATGCACTACTGGAACGCCGCCGAGGACAACTGGGTCGAAGGCGCCGAGCAGTACGCCAAGGGGTGGATCGAGTGCTTCTACGGCTACCACGGGCTGGGGCCGGACGACACCAGGTGGACCCTGGAGAAGTACAAGAAGTACTCCGAGGACGACCTGATGTCGGACGTCTTCGACAAGGGCCATGTCGACGTGGCGATCTTCCAGCCGACCGATCTGGCCGAGTGGTACAAGGAGGGTTTCAACACCACCGAGCGGGACGCGATCCTGTTCGAGAAGTACCCGGACAAGTTCGTCCTCAACACCCGCTGGGACCCGCGCGAGGGTGAGGACGGCCTGAAGACCCTGCGGCACAACGTCGAACGGTACGGCTGCAAGGGCGTGAAGCTCTACACCGCGGAGTGGCGGCAGGGCTCGCGCGGCTGGAAGCTCAGCGACCCGGAGGCCTACAAGTACCTGGAGGCCTGCCAGGAGCTCGGCATCAAGAACATCCATGCCCACAAGGGACCGACGATCTGGCCCCTGGACAAGGACGCGTTCGACATGACCGACATCGACCACGCCGCCACCGACTTCCCGGAGCTCAACTTCATCGTCGAGCACTCCGGCATCCCGCGGATCGACGACTTCTGCTACCTGGCCACGCAGGAGCCGAACGTGTACGCCGGGCTGTCCGTGGTGGTCGGCGGGCTGATGCACTCGCGGCCGCGGTTCTTCGCCCGGTGCATGGGCGAGCTGTTGTTCTGGGTCGGCGAGGACAAGATGACGTTCGGCAGCGACTACGCCATCTGGGAGCCGAAGTGGCAGGTCGAGGGCTTCGTGGACTGGGACTTCCCGGACGACGAGCAGTACGCCGACTACCCGCGGCTCGGCGTGGACGGCAAGAAGAAGATCCTCGGGCTGAACGCCGCCAAGCTGTACGGGCTCGAGGTGCCCGAGGAGTACCAGCTCGGGTACGGCAAGCCGGCCGCGCAGGACGACGCGAAGCTGGTCACGCAGTAA
- a CDS encoding iron-sulfur cluster assembly protein: MTAAVAERSRVLAALDTVRDPELDEPITTLGFVSTCVVSAAGDVVVRLRLPTYFCAPNFAFLMVADAYDVVAALPEVRSADVALEDHFASTEINAGVAARAGFAVSFAGEALGELDELRRTFLSKAVLAGTDQVCRPLVAAGLDPAALATMTIGDAPPSAQLERLCRRRAELGLRTDPAAPLLVDPGTGAPITGAEVSLHLARARTSRVGIEANTGICRGMLRHRYGTTGAGEEEDEG; this comes from the coding sequence ATGACCGCGGCGGTCGCGGAACGGTCCCGGGTCCTCGCCGCGCTCGACACGGTGCGGGACCCGGAGCTCGACGAGCCGATCACGACGCTCGGGTTCGTCTCGACCTGCGTCGTGTCGGCGGCCGGGGACGTCGTGGTCCGGTTGCGGTTGCCGACCTACTTCTGTGCGCCCAACTTCGCCTTTCTGATGGTCGCCGACGCCTACGACGTGGTGGCGGCGCTGCCCGAGGTCCGCAGCGCCGACGTCGCGCTGGAGGACCACTTCGCGTCGACGGAGATCAACGCCGGAGTGGCGGCCCGGGCCGGGTTCGCGGTGTCGTTCGCGGGCGAGGCGCTGGGGGAACTGGACGAGTTGCGGCGGACGTTCCTGTCGAAGGCCGTGCTGGCCGGTACCGACCAGGTGTGCCGGCCGCTGGTCGCCGCCGGACTCGATCCGGCGGCGCTGGCGACGATGACGATCGGGGACGCGCCCCCGTCCGCCCAGCTGGAGCGGCTGTGCCGGCGACGGGCCGAACTCGGTCTGCGAACCGACCCCGCCGCGCCCCTGCTCGTCGACCCCGGCACCGGTGCACCGATCACCGGTGCCGAGGTGTCGTTGCACCTGGCGCGGGCGCGGACCTCCAGGGTCGGGATCGAGGCCAACACCGGCATCTGCCGGGGGATGCTGCGTCACCGGTACGGAACCACCGGTGCGGGTGAGGAGGAGGACGAGGGATGA
- a CDS encoding NAD(P)-dependent alcohol dehydrogenase, producing the protein MRAVRLHGYHQQPVLEDVPEPALRGPLDVIVRIGGAGVCRTDLHIIEGQWAEAMHPALPYTIGHENAGWVEEIGSAVTNVQAGDTVILHPTPTCGLCRACRAGNDMHCEVSTFPGLDSDGGMAEYLLTSARACVKLEPSTRPQDVAALADAGITAYHAVRKALPLLPPGTTCVVIGAGGLGHIGIQCLAALTGTRIIVVDRNPEALKLAEQLGADETVVAVGNQVAAVQELTGGTGATVVLDFVAEQGAEQDGFAMTAPGGSYFVIGYGGQVTIPTLDIISTERNIIGNIVGTYNELAELMALAQAGKVTLHTRTYPLEAATEAIADLDAGRVRGRAILIP; encoded by the coding sequence ATGAGAGCCGTTCGACTGCATGGGTATCACCAGCAACCAGTGCTCGAGGACGTTCCGGAGCCGGCGCTGCGCGGTCCGCTCGACGTGATCGTCCGGATCGGCGGCGCCGGGGTCTGCCGGACCGACCTGCACATCATCGAGGGCCAGTGGGCCGAGGCGATGCACCCGGCGCTGCCGTACACGATCGGGCACGAGAACGCCGGCTGGGTCGAGGAGATCGGCTCGGCCGTCACCAACGTGCAGGCCGGCGACACGGTGATCCTGCACCCGACCCCGACCTGCGGACTCTGCCGCGCCTGCCGCGCGGGCAACGACATGCACTGCGAGGTCAGCACCTTCCCGGGTCTCGACAGCGACGGCGGGATGGCGGAGTACCTGCTCACGTCGGCGCGGGCCTGCGTGAAGCTGGAGCCGAGCACCCGGCCGCAGGACGTGGCCGCGCTGGCCGACGCGGGCATCACCGCGTACCACGCGGTCCGCAAGGCGCTGCCGCTGCTGCCCCCCGGGACCACCTGTGTCGTGATCGGCGCGGGCGGCCTCGGCCACATCGGGATCCAATGCCTGGCCGCGCTGACCGGGACCAGGATCATCGTCGTCGACCGCAACCCGGAGGCGCTGAAACTGGCCGAGCAGCTCGGCGCCGACGAGACAGTCGTTGCTGTCGGCAACCAGGTGGCCGCGGTCCAGGAGCTGACCGGCGGGACCGGGGCGACCGTGGTGCTCGACTTCGTCGCCGAACAGGGCGCCGAGCAGGACGGGTTCGCGATGACCGCGCCGGGCGGCTCGTACTTCGTGATCGGGTACGGCGGCCAGGTGACGATCCCGACCCTGGACATCATCTCCACCGAGCGCAACATCATCGGCAACATCGTCGGCACCTACAACGAACTGGCCGAGCTGATGGCGCTGGCCCAGGCCGGCAAGGTCACCCTGCACACCCGGACGTACCCGTTGGAGGCCGCCACCGAGGCGATCGCCGATCTCGACGCCGGCCGGGTCCGCGGCCGCGCGATCCTCATTCCGTAA
- the groL gene encoding chaperonin GroEL (60 kDa chaperone family; promotes refolding of misfolded polypeptides especially under stressful conditions; forms two stacked rings of heptamers to form a barrel-shaped 14mer; ends can be capped by GroES; misfolded proteins enter the barrel where they are refolded when GroES binds) — MAKELRFGEQARGLMLAGVDQLAEAVKSTLGPKGRNVILEKITGSPVVTNDGVTIAREIHLRDQFENMGAQLVKEAAIKTNDIVGDGTTTATVLAHAIVREGIRAIGSGGNPVLVKRGIDVAVARLVERLQQVAHPVETEHDLARVAAISANDDDLVGAVIAKALHTVGDGGIVTVEESPAHGVQVGFVEGFEFDNGYLSPYMVTDPGSLQAVLDDPYILLCSEKITKVQELMPLLDKIMREPRPLVIIAESLEGTALSMLVHNHVNGIFQCVGIRAPGFGDRRLHKLEDIAAITGGAVYSRHSGFTLETMTVAQLGRADQVRVTADRTAIVAAAGHEEEVAFRLTQLRAERERATFGVDEDVLTERIGALSGRVAVIRVGAPTPAELKELQHRVEDALSATRAAMAEGIVAGGGVALLHAASALDDLDVKDDYATGVDIVRQALREPAFLIATNAGYSGTEVLERTAQLGTDDGFDALEGRYGNMLEMGIVDPLLVARSALQNGASVAGLLLTTNTLIAEEQTPWGGSPALMTEFGALDEGLHQPSPDSSTPQSLGLGPSVG; from the coding sequence ATGGCCAAGGAACTGCGGTTCGGCGAGCAGGCGCGCGGGCTGATGCTCGCCGGGGTGGACCAGCTGGCGGAGGCGGTGAAGTCGACGCTGGGACCGAAAGGCCGCAACGTGATCCTGGAGAAGATCACCGGGTCGCCGGTGGTCACCAACGACGGGGTCACGATCGCCCGGGAGATCCACCTGCGGGACCAGTTCGAGAACATGGGCGCCCAACTGGTGAAGGAGGCCGCGATCAAGACCAACGACATCGTCGGCGACGGCACCACCACGGCGACCGTGCTCGCGCACGCGATCGTCCGGGAGGGGATCCGGGCGATCGGCTCGGGCGGCAACCCGGTGCTGGTGAAACGCGGCATCGACGTGGCCGTGGCCCGGCTGGTCGAGCGGTTGCAGCAGGTCGCCCACCCGGTCGAGACCGAGCACGACCTGGCCCGGGTGGCGGCGATCTCGGCGAACGACGACGACCTGGTCGGCGCCGTCATCGCGAAGGCGCTGCACACCGTCGGCGACGGCGGCATCGTCACCGTCGAGGAGTCGCCGGCGCACGGCGTCCAGGTCGGCTTCGTCGAGGGGTTCGAGTTCGACAACGGGTACCTGTCGCCGTACATGGTGACCGATCCCGGCAGTCTGCAGGCGGTGCTCGACGACCCGTACATCCTGTTGTGCAGCGAGAAGATCACCAAGGTCCAGGAGCTGATGCCGCTGCTGGACAAGATCATGCGCGAGCCCCGGCCGCTGGTGATCATCGCCGAGAGCCTGGAGGGTACGGCGCTCAGCATGCTGGTGCACAACCACGTGAACGGGATCTTCCAGTGCGTCGGGATCCGGGCGCCCGGCTTCGGCGACCGGCGGCTGCACAAGCTGGAGGACATCGCCGCGATCACCGGTGGTGCGGTGTACAGCCGGCACTCGGGGTTCACGCTGGAGACGATGACGGTCGCGCAGCTGGGCCGGGCCGACCAGGTCCGGGTCACGGCCGACCGGACCGCGATCGTCGCCGCGGCCGGGCACGAGGAGGAGGTGGCGTTCCGGCTCACCCAGCTCCGGGCCGAGCGGGAGCGGGCCACGTTCGGGGTCGACGAGGACGTCCTCACCGAACGGATCGGCGCGTTGTCCGGCCGGGTCGCGGTGATCCGGGTGGGCGCGCCGACGCCGGCCGAGCTGAAGGAACTGCAGCACCGGGTCGAGGACGCGTTGTCGGCGACCCGGGCCGCGATGGCCGAGGGCATCGTGGCCGGCGGCGGGGTGGCGTTGCTGCACGCCGCGTCCGCGCTCGACGACCTGGACGTGAAGGACGACTACGCGACCGGCGTGGACATCGTCCGGCAGGCGCTGCGCGAACCGGCGTTCCTGATCGCGACGAACGCGGGGTACTCGGGCACCGAGGTGCTGGAGCGGACGGCGCAGCTCGGGACCGACGACGGGTTCGACGCGTTGGAAGGCCGGTACGGGAACATGCTGGAGATGGGCATCGTCGATCCGTTGCTGGTGGCCCGGTCGGCCCTGCAGAACGGCGCCTCGGTCGCGGGGTTGTTGCTCACGACAAACACCTTGATCGCCGAGGAGCAGACGCCGTGGGGTGGGAGTCCCGCGCTGATGACCGAGTTCGGCGCGCTCGACGAAGGGCTGCACCAGCCGTCGCCGGACTCCAGTACGCCGCAGTCGCTCGGGCTGGGACCGTCGGTCGGCTGA
- a CDS encoding TetR/AcrR family transcriptional regulator, with translation MRADAARNLDKILRTGARLLAADPGASMSMIAAEAGVDRRTIYRQFESREALLSAIYRARYDAVAVVFAEARLTEAPVAVALHRYAEGIITVTREWPVEFHRMTADPPTADRREAFGEQLDAFIRRATEAGLFRADLPAGWVEALLRQVIRTAAEDVPDLEPAPAADLAVSALLQGIGQA, from the coding sequence ATGAGAGCCGACGCCGCACGCAACCTGGACAAGATCCTCCGGACCGGGGCGCGCCTGCTGGCCGCCGATCCGGGGGCGAGCATGAGCATGATCGCCGCTGAGGCCGGGGTGGACCGGCGGACGATCTACCGGCAGTTCGAATCCCGGGAGGCGTTGCTGTCCGCGATCTACCGGGCCCGGTACGACGCGGTCGCGGTGGTCTTCGCCGAGGCGCGGCTGACCGAGGCACCGGTCGCGGTCGCCCTGCACCGGTACGCCGAGGGCATCATCACCGTCACCCGGGAGTGGCCGGTCGAGTTCCACCGGATGACCGCGGACCCGCCGACTGCCGACCGGCGAGAGGCTTTCGGCGAGCAGCTCGACGCCTTCATCCGCCGGGCGACCGAAGCGGGGTTGTTCCGCGCCGATCTCCCGGCCGGCTGGGTCGAGGCGCTGCTCCGCCAGGTGATCCGGACCGCCGCCGAGGACGTCCCCGACCTCGAACCGGCCCCCGCCGCCGACCTCGCCGTGTCCGCCTTGCTGCAGGGCATCGGACAGGCGTGA
- a CDS encoding oxidoreductase, translating to MSKTWLITGSSRGLGRALAEAVLGTGDRVVATARRPEQLDDLVKEYGDAVRAVALDVTDAAAARSAVEQAVAAFGGLDVVANNAGQANSAPIEEMAEDDFRGQIETNLFGVVNVTRAALPVFRRQRSGHFLQFSSIGGRVGGTPGMGAYQTAKFAVEGFSEVLNNEVKPFGVKVTIIEPGAFRTDWGGSSMTLAQVGADYQATVGELNKYRAEVDGTQPGDPAKAARAILEIVATEEPPLRLLLGKDAYALAEKSSQARAEEATRWAGLSNSTDY from the coding sequence ATGAGCAAGACCTGGTTGATCACCGGCAGTTCGCGGGGCCTGGGCCGCGCCCTGGCCGAGGCGGTGCTCGGCACCGGGGACCGGGTGGTCGCCACCGCGCGGCGTCCCGAGCAGCTCGACGACCTGGTGAAGGAGTACGGCGACGCCGTCCGGGCCGTCGCGCTCGATGTGACCGACGCGGCGGCCGCGCGGTCCGCGGTCGAGCAGGCGGTGGCGGCGTTCGGCGGGCTCGACGTGGTGGCGAACAACGCCGGCCAGGCCAACAGCGCGCCGATCGAGGAGATGGCCGAGGACGACTTCCGGGGCCAGATCGAGACCAACCTGTTCGGCGTGGTGAACGTGACCAGGGCGGCGTTGCCGGTGTTCCGGCGGCAGCGGTCCGGCCACTTCCTGCAGTTCTCGTCGATCGGCGGCCGGGTCGGCGGGACGCCGGGGATGGGCGCGTACCAGACCGCGAAGTTCGCCGTGGAGGGCTTCTCCGAGGTACTGAACAACGAGGTGAAGCCGTTCGGCGTGAAGGTGACGATCATCGAGCCGGGCGCCTTCCGGACCGACTGGGGCGGCTCGTCGATGACGCTCGCCCAGGTCGGCGCGGACTACCAGGCCACGGTCGGTGAGCTCAACAAGTACCGCGCTGAGGTCGACGGCACCCAACCCGGCGATCCGGCCAAAGCGGCCCGCGCCATCCTCGAGATCGTCGCGACCGAGGAGCCGCCCCTGCGCCTCCTTCTCGGCAAGGACGCCTACGCCCTGGCGGAGAAGTCGAGCCAGGCCCGTGCGGAAGAGGCCACCCGCTGGGCCGGTCTCAGCAATTCGACCGACTACTGA
- a CDS encoding amidase: protein MATIPWLADVLRAAGVEVVEEGNWQGRAVAGSFNPIGVLWHHTAASTSSPSNPHPGLNVVINGRPDLQGPLAQALVDYNGVFHVISAGRCNHAGPARVSGPIPAGDGNTMLIGWEIDYNGVSQEMSPAQYTASVKATAAVLARLGKDASFARGHRETSTTGKIDPYAINLDSMRADVAAILGDPEPPQYNFSTYGTGIRVRSDARLNAPVVTTLAGPTQVFVQCQKQGDTVTAEGHTNNWWSRLRDQGGYISNIYIDHPAAQLPGVPNC from the coding sequence ATGGCGACGATTCCCTGGCTGGCCGACGTGCTGCGCGCGGCCGGCGTCGAGGTCGTTGAAGAAGGCAACTGGCAGGGCCGGGCGGTGGCCGGCTCGTTCAACCCGATCGGCGTGCTCTGGCACCACACCGCGGCCTCCACCTCCAGCCCGAGCAATCCGCATCCCGGCCTGAACGTCGTCATCAACGGCCGGCCCGACCTGCAGGGGCCGCTGGCCCAGGCGCTGGTCGACTACAACGGCGTCTTCCACGTCATCTCGGCCGGTCGCTGCAACCACGCCGGCCCGGCCCGGGTCAGCGGCCCGATCCCGGCCGGTGACGGGAACACCATGCTGATCGGCTGGGAGATCGACTACAACGGGGTCTCCCAGGAGATGAGCCCGGCGCAGTACACGGCGTCGGTCAAGGCGACCGCGGCCGTACTCGCCCGGCTCGGCAAGGACGCCAGCTTCGCCCGTGGTCACCGCGAGACCAGTACGACCGGCAAGATCGATCCGTACGCGATCAACCTCGACTCGATGCGCGCGGACGTCGCGGCGATCCTCGGTGACCCGGAACCGCCGCAGTACAACTTCTCCACCTACGGCACGGGCATCCGGGTCAGGTCCGACGCCCGGCTCAACGCCCCGGTCGTCACCACGCTGGCCGGGCCGACCCAGGTGTTCGTGCAGTGCCAGAAGCAGGGCGACACGGTGACGGCCGAAGGCCACACCAACAACTGGTGGTCCCGCCTGCGCGACCAGGGCGGCTACATCTCCAACATCTACATCGACCACCCGGCGGCCCAGCTCCCCGGCGTCCCCAACTGCTGA
- a CDS encoding MFS transporter: MAVVQFMVSLDLSVVNVGLPQIAAGLGFGAANLPWVIHAYALAFGGLLLLGGKAADRYGRKRVLLLGLGLFGLASLLGGFAQAPGHLVAARAVQGVGAAALAPAALALLTATFPTGRPRVRAFGVWSAMNAAGGALGVLIGGLLTEYAGWRWVMFVNVPMAAVAVVLAQRGINTDARPVRTGRPDVVGAVLATSGVTLLVFGIVRTDRYGWTSPVTVTTVVVAVALLAGFVRLERITTREPLIRLGLFAHRSVAGANAYNLLVGAAMASAFYFVSLYLQRVLGTGPALTGLQFLPFALGVVVGSVLAIKLGYRVAPWILLVTGGLMTATGFAWFGLISVDGAFLTDVLGPSIFASIGFGLCLGPVVSLATVGVPPHEAGTASGLLSSSRQIGASLGLAALGTAANHRTGQSDAPAALNDGYALGLTLSAVLLVGAVLIALTVLRRVPDSR, from the coding sequence GTGGCCGTCGTGCAGTTCATGGTTTCGCTGGACCTGTCGGTCGTGAACGTCGGTCTTCCCCAGATCGCCGCCGGTCTCGGCTTCGGTGCGGCGAACCTGCCGTGGGTGATCCACGCCTACGCCCTCGCGTTCGGCGGGTTGCTCCTGCTCGGCGGCAAGGCCGCCGATCGGTACGGACGCAAGCGGGTCCTCCTGCTCGGTCTGGGCCTGTTCGGTCTCGCCTCGCTGCTCGGCGGGTTCGCGCAGGCACCCGGCCACCTGGTCGCCGCTCGCGCCGTTCAGGGAGTCGGCGCGGCCGCACTCGCCCCGGCCGCCCTGGCGTTGCTGACCGCAACGTTCCCGACGGGTCGGCCGCGCGTCCGCGCCTTCGGGGTCTGGAGCGCGATGAACGCGGCCGGTGGTGCCCTCGGCGTCCTGATCGGCGGACTGCTCACCGAGTACGCCGGCTGGCGGTGGGTGATGTTCGTGAACGTCCCGATGGCCGCTGTCGCCGTCGTCCTCGCGCAGCGCGGGATCAACACCGACGCCCGCCCGGTCCGTACCGGGCGCCCGGACGTCGTCGGTGCCGTCCTCGCGACCTCGGGGGTGACGCTGTTGGTGTTCGGCATCGTGCGCACCGATCGGTACGGGTGGACCTCGCCCGTCACCGTCACCACCGTGGTCGTCGCGGTCGCGTTGCTGGCCGGGTTCGTCCGGCTCGAACGGATCACGACCCGCGAACCGCTCATCCGCCTCGGCCTCTTCGCGCATCGCTCGGTCGCGGGCGCCAACGCGTACAACCTGCTAGTCGGTGCGGCGATGGCGTCGGCGTTCTACTTCGTTTCCCTTTATCTGCAACGGGTTCTGGGCACCGGTCCCGCGCTGACCGGGCTGCAGTTCCTGCCGTTCGCGCTCGGGGTCGTCGTCGGGTCCGTGCTCGCCATCAAGCTCGGGTACCGGGTGGCGCCGTGGATCCTGCTGGTCACCGGCGGGCTGATGACGGCCACCGGGTTCGCCTGGTTCGGGCTGATCAGCGTGGACGGCGCGTTCCTCACCGACGTACTCGGGCCGTCGATCTTCGCGAGCATCGGCTTCGGTCTTTGCCTCGGGCCCGTTGTCTCTCTCGCGACGGTGGGTGTCCCGCCGCACGAGGCCGGGACCGCGTCCGGCCTGCTCAGCAGCTCGCGTCAGATCGGCGCATCGCTAGGCCTTGCCGCGCTGGGCACCGCGGCCAACCACCGCACCGGCCAGAGCGACGCGCCTGCCGCACTCAACGACGGATACGCCCTCGGCCTCACCCTGAGTGCCGTCCTCCTGGTCGGCGCGGTCCTCATCGCTCTCACCGTGCTTCGTCGCGTGCCGGACAGCCGCTGA
- a CDS encoding TetR/AcrR family transcriptional regulator, protein MPRSKPASGRTGRPPVTSRAQILAAARRLIDRDGWEKLTVRRLAAELGIGPTTLYHHVRDREDLLIQLLNEHFDRTVVADLPSEPRDRLVAAAVVIHDSLSAWPWAAEVLTTDGLLGRLGAPAVRMVEVVVAGAVDAGCTPEQAVHVFRGLWYYTVGEILVRAHSDPDRPGQATFFADLDPADVPQLAAVGNQWPVLAAQDTYAEGLRAFVDGLLAQAAR, encoded by the coding sequence GTGCCTCGTTCGAAACCGGCCTCCGGCCGGACCGGCCGCCCGCCGGTCACCTCCCGCGCCCAGATCCTGGCGGCCGCCCGCCGGCTCATCGACCGCGACGGCTGGGAGAAGCTCACCGTCCGCCGGTTGGCCGCCGAGCTCGGGATCGGCCCGACGACCCTCTACCACCACGTCCGTGACCGCGAGGATCTGCTGATCCAGCTGCTCAACGAGCACTTCGACCGGACCGTCGTCGCCGACCTGCCGAGCGAACCGCGGGACCGCCTCGTCGCGGCAGCCGTGGTGATCCACGACTCCTTGTCCGCCTGGCCGTGGGCCGCCGAGGTGCTCACCACCGACGGGCTGCTCGGCCGGCTCGGCGCCCCGGCCGTGCGGATGGTGGAGGTGGTCGTCGCCGGTGCCGTCGACGCCGGCTGTACGCCGGAGCAGGCCGTCCACGTCTTCCGCGGCCTCTGGTACTACACGGTCGGCGAGATCCTCGTCCGCGCCCACTCCGACCCCGACCGGCCGGGCCAGGCCACCTTCTTCGCGGACCTCGATCCCGCCGACGTCCCGCAGCTCGCTGCCGTCGGCAACCAGTGGCCGGTCCTCGCCGCGCAGGACACCTACGCCGAGGGCCTGCGCGCCTTCGTCGACGGGCTGCTCGCCCAGGCGGCTCGCTGA
- a CDS encoding TetR/AcrR family transcriptional regulator — MRAGLTPDRLARAGAELADEVGFEQVTVSAVARRFDVKVASLYSHVRSSQDLKTRIALLALEELADQGADALAGRSGRDAIAALADVYRSYAREHPGRYAAMQFRLDPETAAASAGPRHAELARAILRGYDLAEPEQTHAVRLLGSVFHGYVSLELGGGFSHSAPDSDETWVRIIDALDALLTNWPT, encoded by the coding sequence ATGCGCGCCGGACTGACGCCCGACCGCCTCGCCCGGGCCGGCGCGGAGCTGGCGGACGAGGTCGGGTTCGAGCAGGTCACCGTGTCCGCCGTGGCGCGGCGGTTCGACGTGAAGGTGGCGAGCCTGTACTCGCACGTCCGCAGCTCGCAGGACCTGAAGACGCGGATCGCCTTGCTGGCCCTCGAAGAGCTCGCCGACCAGGGCGCCGACGCGTTGGCCGGCCGGTCCGGACGGGACGCGATCGCCGCCCTCGCGGATGTGTACCGCTCCTATGCCCGCGAGCACCCGGGCCGGTACGCCGCGATGCAGTTCCGGCTCGATCCGGAGACGGCGGCCGCGAGCGCGGGACCACGGCACGCCGAGTTGGCCCGGGCGATCCTACGCGGGTACGACCTGGCCGAGCCGGAGCAGACGCACGCCGTCCGCCTGCTCGGCAGCGTCTTCCACGGGTACGTCAGTCTCGAGCTCGGTGGTGGGTTCAGTCACAGCGCGCCCGACAGCGACGAGACCTGGGTCCGCATCATCGACGCCCTCGACGCCCTCCTCACGAACTGGCCGACCTGA